A single genomic interval of Brevibacillus brevis harbors:
- a CDS encoding AAA family ATPase, protein MRKEVLIGVVPALLIFLVFLGVNITPFLVFGAVLGAIYFLVIRQQNGQGGNVALGGKRKANKHELPKSDVQFADIGGQERAKKELKESLDFLVYKDKIEQYGIRPIKGVLLTGPPGTGKTLMAKAAANYTNSAFVAASGSQFVEMYVGVGAQRVRELFQEAKALAEKNGQDSAIIFIDEIDVVGGKRDGQQQREYDQTLNQLLTEMDGVATTDKPRILVMAATNRKDMLDAALLRPGRFDRHISVDLPDKPAREQILTIHTANKPLSEDVTLEKVAQETFGFSGAQLESVANEAAIYAMRDRQEKITAKHFAYAVDKVMLGEKVDRQASEEEKKRVALHELGHAIVSESVRPGSVSQVTLSPRGKALGYVRQNPMEDRYLYTKEAMEKQIMVSLGGAVAEEIYYGGRSTGSKNDFEQALGMAQEIVQSGMSELGIVHLQYVDKNRIHDEVERLLEGLLVETRNLLRQYDSVFQTGLYTLLEAEVLQGDEFRALLSQTKEEVAV, encoded by the coding sequence GTGCGTAAGGAAGTACTGATCGGCGTCGTACCTGCACTATTGATTTTTCTTGTTTTTCTTGGTGTAAATATTACGCCATTCTTGGTGTTCGGAGCCGTACTGGGGGCGATTTACTTTCTGGTCATCCGTCAGCAAAATGGACAGGGCGGGAATGTGGCCCTCGGTGGGAAAAGAAAAGCAAACAAGCATGAGCTGCCAAAATCGGACGTGCAGTTTGCGGATATCGGTGGACAGGAACGCGCTAAAAAAGAATTGAAGGAATCGCTTGATTTTCTCGTGTACAAGGACAAAATTGAGCAGTATGGGATTCGCCCGATCAAAGGTGTTCTTTTGACAGGTCCACCTGGTACGGGTAAGACACTGATGGCGAAAGCGGCAGCGAACTATACAAATTCCGCCTTTGTGGCGGCATCAGGTTCGCAGTTTGTAGAGATGTACGTGGGTGTCGGTGCACAACGCGTCCGTGAATTGTTTCAAGAAGCGAAGGCATTAGCAGAGAAAAATGGGCAAGACAGCGCGATTATTTTTATCGATGAGATCGATGTCGTCGGTGGAAAAAGGGACGGTCAACAGCAGCGTGAATACGATCAAACCTTAAATCAACTGTTGACGGAGATGGATGGTGTAGCTACGACTGACAAGCCGCGGATTTTAGTCATGGCAGCTACGAACCGAAAGGACATGCTCGACGCAGCGTTGTTACGTCCTGGTCGTTTTGACCGCCATATTAGCGTCGATCTTCCAGACAAACCAGCACGCGAGCAGATTTTGACCATTCATACGGCCAATAAACCGTTAAGCGAGGATGTCACATTGGAAAAAGTGGCACAGGAGACATTCGGATTTTCTGGCGCACAGTTGGAAAGTGTAGCGAATGAAGCAGCCATTTATGCCATGCGTGACCGTCAGGAAAAGATCACGGCGAAGCATTTTGCCTATGCAGTGGACAAGGTCATGCTCGGTGAGAAGGTAGATCGTCAAGCATCAGAGGAAGAGAAGAAGCGCGTTGCACTCCACGAACTGGGACATGCCATTGTCAGTGAGAGTGTGCGACCAGGCTCTGTCTCGCAGGTCACGCTGAGTCCACGTGGCAAAGCACTAGGATACGTCCGACAAAATCCAATGGAAGACCGCTATCTGTATACCAAGGAAGCAATGGAGAAGCAAATCATGGTTAGCCTTGGGGGAGCCGTAGCGGAGGAAATCTACTACGGTGGGCGCAGTACTGGATCGAAGAATGACTTCGAGCAAGCGCTGGGAATGGCACAGGAAATTGTACAAAGCGGTATGTCCGAGCTAGGGATTGTACATTTGCAATACGTGGATAAGAATCGGATTCATGACGAGGTTGAGCGTTTGCTGGAGGGATTGCTCGTAGAAACTCGCAATCTTTTGAGACAGTACGACTCCGTATTCCAAACGGGCTTGTATACATTGTTGGAAGCGGAAGTTCTGCAAGGCGATGAGTTCAGGGCGCTATTGTCACAAACGAAGGAAGAAGTTGCTGTATAA
- a CDS encoding WIAG-tail domain: MANVNRRKANKSLSKTFRQTMNELPLSYTSSPDREWMEDLELNLLESNLESTHRIPPLSAATPKEQQKPIPKVPKQDLSSKQDSFSKQDTSSKQDSFSRQDLTSRQNSISRQDPTSKQDSTSKQEASSKQNASSKQNGSSKQSSTANPNFYSKVIKDRNDDRVQSFVYTDDLTDQSVTTEKIANRAIDASKIKQGAVDNSILKDYAVDSSKLADKSVTSTKLAPHAVQRDHLGQGIVSGEHLQDYSISAQKLINHSITSEKLADKTIDSMKFADHSIQSKHIQDQAITNELLQDQSITSEKIKMGTIQTSNLANYVINTVKLEDGAVTGDKLRDGAVTSTKIDEDAIESQHIREGSIYHHHLTEELIDGSNISAGSITDHHIAFQAIYSQHLHPEAVTSDKVGPYAILTEHLDNNSVTSEKLAKESIGSTHLQVGSVLSSHLQDGMLTAKKIGDQQITTAKIADKAITTDKLANRSVGEQHLLDESVSSRHLIDGTIRSEKLARRSVEEQHLTDRIIGGNHLREYIIQTQHLHDHLVTTSKLAPESVSTDKISDLSITTSKLGDAVITAPKIAKDAIKTRHLGRSSVTGEKIAEKAISSTHLNSHIIQADHLQGNSISKEKLQDGSVTRDKIADQSIDASKLDSHSVHGAHVIKGSLDGTHIKEGTLKGNHLISKSITEQHLQNRIITQEKLAEDSVTGSKIASKAVTTHHIADQSISAEKMTFPVIETHNHIGVTLQQFGFVPFRLSATSKSTDVIVRLPQPYADTHYCMVAMTNQPGIYTSLKYTKRTSAMITVFRNQEGQEATGVIHWIGIGVKGVDVPHEMLEWSTEMGQLEAEEVEEDQSDEDHDFETEDMDDEDTYDEDVEVEDVEDEDMDDEDAEDGDMEDEDTDDEDMEDEYTDEEDMEDHDMDEYEEEEDTDESDFEQDYESSEEYDIENDK, translated from the coding sequence ATGGCCAATGTGAACCGGCGAAAAGCTAACAAAAGTCTGAGTAAAACCTTTAGGCAGACCATGAACGAGTTACCGCTCTCATATACATCATCACCTGATCGGGAGTGGATGGAAGACCTCGAATTAAATCTGCTTGAAAGTAATTTGGAGAGCACTCACAGAATACCTCCCCTCTCTGCTGCCACACCGAAAGAGCAACAAAAACCGATTCCCAAAGTACCCAAGCAGGACCTATCCTCCAAACAGGACTCGTTTTCCAAGCAGGATACATCTTCCAAACAGGACTCGTTTTCCAGACAGGATTTGACTTCCAGACAGAATTCAATTTCCAGACAGGACCCAACTTCCAAGCAGGACTCAACTTCCAAACAGGAGGCATCTTCCAAACAAAACGCATCTTCTAAACAAAACGGATCCTCCAAACAAAGCTCAACTGCCAATCCGAACTTTTATTCGAAGGTCATTAAAGATCGCAATGATGATCGTGTCCAATCGTTTGTCTATACAGACGACTTGACAGATCAATCGGTGACAACTGAAAAAATTGCGAACCGTGCCATTGACGCGTCCAAGATTAAGCAAGGCGCCGTGGATAATTCGATTTTGAAGGATTATGCGGTGGACAGCAGTAAACTCGCGGACAAGAGCGTAACTTCCACCAAACTCGCACCGCACGCGGTACAAAGGGATCATCTGGGGCAAGGAATCGTAAGTGGCGAGCATTTGCAGGATTATTCGATTTCTGCGCAAAAATTGATCAACCATAGCATTACGTCGGAGAAGTTAGCTGATAAAACCATCGACTCGATGAAATTTGCCGACCACTCGATTCAGAGCAAGCATATTCAGGATCAAGCGATCACGAATGAGTTGCTCCAGGATCAATCGATTACTTCGGAAAAAATAAAGATGGGGACCATTCAAACAAGTAATCTCGCCAATTATGTGATAAACACAGTGAAGCTTGAGGATGGAGCTGTCACAGGCGATAAATTACGCGATGGAGCAGTAACTTCCACGAAGATAGACGAAGATGCAATTGAATCTCAGCATATTCGTGAAGGCTCCATTTACCACCATCATCTCACGGAAGAGCTAATAGATGGCAGTAACATTAGCGCTGGCAGCATCACGGATCATCACATTGCATTTCAGGCCATTTATAGCCAGCATTTACATCCAGAAGCGGTGACCAGTGATAAAGTGGGGCCATATGCGATATTGACTGAGCATTTGGACAACAACAGTGTCACGTCAGAAAAGCTCGCCAAAGAATCAATCGGCAGCACACATTTACAAGTTGGCAGTGTCCTATCGAGTCACTTGCAAGACGGGATGCTAACGGCTAAAAAAATCGGTGATCAGCAGATTACCACAGCCAAGATAGCTGATAAGGCTATCACTACCGACAAATTGGCGAACAGGAGTGTAGGAGAGCAACACTTGCTCGATGAGAGTGTGAGTTCACGACATCTGATTGACGGGACCATTCGCTCAGAAAAGCTGGCAAGAAGATCTGTGGAAGAACAGCATTTAACTGACAGAATCATTGGGGGCAATCATCTACGCGAGTACATCATCCAGACCCAGCATCTGCATGACCACTTGGTGACCACATCAAAATTGGCGCCGGAATCTGTTTCCACAGACAAAATTTCAGATTTAAGCATTACGACAAGCAAACTTGGAGATGCCGTGATCACAGCGCCCAAAATAGCTAAAGATGCGATCAAGACACGCCATCTGGGCAGATCATCCGTCACGGGGGAAAAAATTGCGGAAAAAGCAATTTCCTCTACACATCTCAACAGTCACATCATTCAGGCAGACCATCTCCAAGGTAACTCCATTTCCAAGGAAAAATTACAGGACGGCAGTGTCACTCGAGATAAAATAGCCGATCAGAGCATTGATGCGAGTAAGCTGGATAGCCATTCTGTTCATGGAGCTCATGTCATAAAAGGCAGCTTGGATGGAACGCACATTAAGGAAGGAACGCTCAAAGGGAATCATCTTATCAGCAAGAGCATAACAGAACAGCATCTGCAAAACCGGATTATTACGCAGGAAAAACTGGCAGAGGACTCCGTGACCGGTTCTAAAATTGCGTCCAAAGCTGTCACTACGCATCACATTGCGGATCAGTCCATTAGCGCTGAGAAGATGACCTTTCCCGTAATTGAGACGCATAATCACATAGGAGTAACCTTGCAACAATTCGGTTTCGTCCCCTTCAGACTTTCTGCCACTAGCAAGTCTACAGATGTGATCGTTCGATTGCCACAACCTTATGCGGATACACATTATTGTATGGTCGCGATGACAAATCAACCGGGGATATATACGTCGCTCAAATACACGAAAAGGACTTCAGCGATGATCACCGTATTTCGCAATCAAGAGGGGCAGGAAGCGACTGGAGTGATTCACTGGATCGGGATTGGAGTAAAAGGAGTAGATGTCCCACACGAAATGCTGGAATGGTCAACAGAGATGGGACAACTGGAGGCAGAAGAAGTCGAGGAAGATCAAAGTGACGAAGATCACGACTTTGAAACGGAAGACATGGATGATGAAGATACGTATGATGAAGACGTGGAAGTGGAGGACGTAGAAGACGAAGATATGGATGATGAAGACGCGGAAGATGGGGACATGGAAGACGAGGATACGGATGACGAAGACATGGAAGATGAGTACACCGACGAGGAAGACATGGAAGATCACGACATGGATGAATATGAAGAGGAAGAAGACACGGATGAAAGTGATTTCGAACAAGATTATGAAAGTAGTGAAGAATACGATATCGAGAACGATAAATAA
- the asnS gene encoding asparagine--tRNA ligase, producing MLTTIARIGQHVGQEVRLGCWLYNKRSSGKIQFLQLRDGSGFIQGVVVKAEVAEEVWENASQLTQESSLYITGVVRADDRAPSGYELTVTGVEIIQIAQEYPISLKEHGVDFLMDHRHLWLRSPRQRAVMAVRSEVIRAMYEFFHENGFVKVDPPILTPTSAEGTTNLFHTKYFEEDAYLSQSGQLYMEAVAMALGRVYSFGPTFRAEKSKTRRHLIEFWMIEPEMAFVDHEENLRIQEAFVSHVVQSVLKNCERELKTLERDTTKLQNVTGSFPRISYDDAIKLLQEKGSEIKWGDDFGAPDETMIADHFDKPVFITHYPTEIKAFYMKPHPERPEVVLCADMIAPEGYGEIIGGSQRIDDPELLEKRFAEHELSEEAYRWYLDLRKYGTVPHSGFGLGLERTIAWICGLDHVRETIPFPRMLNRLYP from the coding sequence ATGTTGACGACGATTGCCCGAATCGGGCAGCATGTTGGACAAGAAGTACGCCTGGGATGCTGGTTATACAACAAACGCAGCAGCGGCAAGATTCAATTTTTGCAGCTTCGCGACGGCTCCGGCTTCATTCAAGGTGTAGTAGTAAAAGCGGAAGTAGCGGAAGAAGTGTGGGAGAATGCTTCACAGCTCACACAAGAAAGCTCACTTTACATAACCGGTGTAGTTCGTGCGGATGACCGCGCACCAAGCGGTTACGAACTGACAGTAACAGGTGTGGAAATTATTCAGATCGCCCAGGAATATCCGATTTCCTTGAAGGAACACGGTGTTGACTTCCTCATGGACCATCGCCACCTGTGGCTGCGTTCTCCACGTCAGCGTGCAGTCATGGCTGTGCGTTCTGAGGTGATTCGCGCCATGTATGAGTTCTTCCACGAGAACGGTTTCGTAAAAGTAGATCCACCGATTTTGACACCGACCTCTGCGGAAGGTACCACGAATCTGTTCCATACCAAATATTTTGAGGAGGATGCGTACCTCTCGCAGTCCGGCCAGCTTTATATGGAAGCAGTCGCTATGGCGTTAGGTCGCGTTTACTCTTTCGGTCCAACTTTCCGTGCCGAGAAATCCAAGACACGTCGTCACTTGATCGAGTTCTGGATGATCGAGCCGGAGATGGCTTTCGTGGATCATGAAGAAAATCTGCGTATTCAGGAAGCATTCGTTTCTCATGTGGTACAATCCGTATTGAAAAACTGTGAGCGCGAACTGAAAACGTTGGAGCGCGATACAACAAAACTGCAAAATGTAACGGGGTCGTTCCCACGCATCTCTTATGATGATGCGATCAAACTGTTGCAGGAAAAAGGTAGCGAGATCAAATGGGGAGACGACTTCGGGGCACCGGATGAGACGATGATTGCGGATCACTTCGACAAGCCTGTTTTCATCACCCATTATCCTACTGAAATCAAGGCTTTCTACATGAAGCCACACCCTGAACGTCCAGAAGTGGTTCTGTGCGCGGACATGATCGCACCGGAAGGCTACGGTGAAATCATCGGGGGTAGCCAGCGGATTGATGATCCAGAACTCTTGGAGAAACGTTTTGCTGAGCATGAGCTTTCGGAAGAGGCATATCGCTGGTATTTGGATCTGCGCAAATACGGTACAGTTCCTCACTCCGGCTTCGGTTTGGGTCTGGAGCGTACGATTGCATGGATTTGCGGTCTGGATCACGTGCGTGAAACCATTCCATTCCCACGCATGCTGAATCGTCTCTACCCTTAG
- a CDS encoding DnaD domain-containing protein: protein MDSHILQLLQEGATSVSNLLLKMYKRMSLTDDEMMLLIHLLSFQQEGNRFPTLTELEERMSMTSRRLIQSLQKLLKEDWITIDEFIDPQTGMRHEQYNLTPLYKKLYQTWREQQADPRSMEPFMEVAVSLDAEPVAIYARFEQAFGRPLAPFELENIHMWTEQDGYQEELILTALREAATVGKLHIRYIDRILLEWQKQQITTVEQARLYSLNFRRQANMRDHGQPL, encoded by the coding sequence ATGGACTCCCATATATTGCAATTGTTGCAAGAAGGAGCAACATCCGTCTCCAACCTTCTTTTGAAAATGTATAAGCGTATGTCATTGACTGATGACGAGATGATGCTGTTGATTCATCTGCTGTCCTTTCAGCAGGAAGGGAATCGATTCCCGACCTTAACAGAGCTGGAGGAACGCATGTCCATGACGAGCAGGAGATTGATTCAATCTCTACAAAAGCTATTAAAAGAAGATTGGATTACGATAGATGAGTTTATCGATCCACAGACTGGCATGCGTCATGAACAATACAATTTGACACCCTTGTACAAAAAGCTGTACCAGACCTGGCGGGAGCAGCAAGCAGACCCGAGAAGCATGGAGCCTTTTATGGAAGTGGCCGTTTCTCTGGATGCCGAACCTGTTGCCATTTACGCTCGTTTTGAGCAGGCATTCGGTCGCCCGCTAGCGCCATTTGAATTGGAGAACATCCACATGTGGACAGAACAGGACGGCTATCAGGAAGAATTGATTTTGACCGCTTTGCGTGAGGCTGCAACCGTTGGCAAACTCCACATCCGCTATATCGACAGGATCTTGCTCGAATGGCAAAAGCAACAGATTACAACCGTAGAACAAGCGCGTCTTTACAGCTTGAACTTCCGTAGACAAGCAAATATGAGAGACCACGGGCAACCGCTTTGA
- a CDS encoding glycosyltransferase family 4 protein, producing the protein MNIAIISPGPFSVPPVKGSSVEHDIDEVTKMIEPMHNVTIYTRKCATYPTSSVEENRQFIRVPYQGPKPYLRRIINHIKKNKPDVILVENRPIYVLTLKRHFPKIPVFVNMHSHVYGSQPIISKEKMRRAVRLATGFITNSEFLRQHFIRSCKIPANKIHAVHLGVDVTPYQVAKIAVKKMRQELGLKPDDRVLFYAGRLMRGKGVHVLIKAFRQVSKQDPKAKLVIVGGTGYGSNRLNPYVRELKRLAKPLGEKVRFVNFVPSAKMPLYYQIGDVVATPSVWKEAFCRVNLEAMASGKPVISTPRGGIREVVAHEKSGFIIPPKDWKKGLPAVWELLWSSPAVRNEMGKQALQRAKFFSWYATAQGYLNVFETVVPTRSEEKQPLLKTG; encoded by the coding sequence ATGAACATCGCAATTATTAGTCCGGGTCCCTTTTCTGTACCACCGGTCAAAGGAAGCTCGGTCGAACACGATATAGACGAGGTCACAAAGATGATCGAGCCCATGCATAACGTGACGATCTACACTCGTAAATGTGCGACCTATCCAACCTCATCCGTGGAAGAAAACCGGCAGTTCATTCGCGTCCCGTATCAAGGGCCTAAGCCTTATTTGCGCCGGATCATTAACCATATCAAAAAGAACAAGCCAGATGTCATTCTCGTGGAAAACAGACCGATCTATGTTCTCACATTAAAACGCCATTTTCCCAAGATCCCGGTCTTCGTGAATATGCACTCTCACGTGTATGGATCACAGCCGATCATCAGCAAGGAAAAGATGCGGCGCGCCGTTCGCCTGGCAACAGGTTTTATTACGAACAGTGAATTTTTACGTCAACATTTTATTCGTTCGTGCAAGATACCTGCAAACAAAATTCATGCGGTTCACCTCGGAGTCGATGTCACTCCTTATCAGGTTGCAAAGATTGCGGTCAAAAAAATGCGTCAAGAACTCGGATTGAAGCCAGATGATCGCGTCTTGTTTTATGCCGGCAGACTCATGCGGGGTAAAGGGGTGCATGTGCTGATTAAAGCCTTTCGTCAGGTGAGCAAACAAGATCCGAAAGCTAAACTCGTCATTGTGGGTGGCACGGGATACGGCAGTAATCGCCTGAATCCGTACGTTCGTGAGCTCAAGAGACTTGCGAAGCCTTTGGGTGAAAAGGTGCGTTTCGTCAATTTCGTACCATCCGCAAAAATGCCGCTTTACTACCAAATTGGGGATGTCGTGGCGACACCATCCGTTTGGAAAGAAGCGTTTTGCCGTGTCAATTTAGAGGCAATGGCTTCCGGAAAGCCCGTCATTTCCACTCCACGTGGCGGCATTCGTGAAGTCGTTGCCCACGAGAAAAGTGGCTTTATCATTCCGCCAAAAGATTGGAAAAAAGGATTGCCTGCTGTCTGGGAACTGTTGTGGAGTTCACCCGCCGTCCGGAATGAAATGGGCAAACAGGCTCTGCAACGAGCTAAGTTTTTTTCTTGGTACGCAACTGCGCAAGGCTATCTGAACGTGTTTGAAACAGTTGTTCCAACGCGGAGTGAAGAGAAACAACCGCTTTTAAAAACAGGTTAA
- a CDS encoding glucose-1-phosphate thymidylyltransferase, protein MKGLILCAGRGTRLHPFSYSQPKTLLPVANHPVLHYCIRKLREVGIQDIGIVIHPSQVQIPPMVGDGSQFGATITFIRQEVPLGIAHAVQLAQPFLQDEPFILLLGDNLLMDSLHGLTKAFTKGKSDGVVMLSKVERPQDYGIAEVQKGRLISVEEKPRQPKSNLAVIGAYLFTPPIFESIANLQPSPRGELEITDAIQSMINRGFKLAHSVTNGKYSDVGTIDRWLEANQWMLTKELGNQHQIGKGTIVKNAKITGPVRIGEDCVIENCQIGPYVSIQNGVSLRNCSYIENSILLENSSLQDIAWKITNSVFGRSSMMTGQSSNSTGVFIVSDKSSICIPAVKREDV, encoded by the coding sequence GTGAAAGGGTTAATCTTGTGTGCTGGACGTGGGACGCGACTGCACCCCTTTTCCTATTCGCAACCGAAAACCCTCCTCCCTGTGGCCAATCACCCGGTCTTACACTACTGCATTCGCAAACTGCGTGAAGTGGGCATTCAGGACATTGGCATCGTGATACATCCTTCTCAAGTACAGATTCCTCCCATGGTGGGCGATGGTAGTCAATTCGGGGCTACCATTACGTTTATCAGGCAGGAGGTACCACTGGGAATTGCCCATGCTGTCCAGCTAGCGCAACCGTTTTTGCAAGACGAACCGTTTATCTTGCTACTAGGTGATAATTTGTTAATGGATTCGCTTCACGGGCTTACAAAAGCGTTTACGAAGGGAAAATCTGACGGTGTCGTGATGCTAAGTAAAGTGGAGAGACCACAGGACTATGGGATCGCAGAAGTACAAAAAGGAAGACTGATCTCTGTAGAGGAGAAGCCACGTCAGCCAAAGAGCAATCTGGCGGTTATCGGCGCATACCTGTTTACGCCACCTATTTTTGAGTCGATTGCTAACCTGCAGCCATCTCCACGAGGCGAACTAGAAATAACGGATGCGATTCAATCGATGATTAATCGCGGATTCAAATTGGCTCACTCCGTCACCAACGGAAAGTATTCGGATGTGGGAACCATCGATCGCTGGCTGGAGGCCAACCAGTGGATGCTTACGAAGGAGCTAGGCAATCAACATCAAATTGGCAAAGGAACCATTGTGAAAAATGCGAAGATTACGGGTCCTGTAAGAATCGGTGAAGATTGTGTGATTGAAAATTGCCAAATAGGACCGTACGTCTCGATCCAAAATGGCGTAAGCTTGAGAAATTGCTCGTATATCGAAAATAGTATTTTGCTGGAAAACAGCTCGCTGCAAGACATTGCTTGGAAAATAACAAACAGCGTTTTCGGCCGCTCATCGATGATGACGGGTCAATCTTCTAACAGTACGGGAGTTTTCATTGTAAGCGACAAATCGTCCATTTGCATTCCGGCTGTCAAGAGGGAGGACGTATGA
- a CDS encoding glycosyltransferase family 2 protein, which translates to MNPTFTVVIPTYNRAKFIRKAINSVLNQTSKDWKLLIIDDASTDHTRSKIEKYMYHPNILYHRMEKNSGIGKVMNQALSMVDTPYLVQLDSDDWLPKRTLAVIKKYIHKSKKSTAIFYGNMNIWKVKRGKYTKTIKVKHKTFHNKYQFLKYNRWMVSPRCYRVEALHQVGGWDTSDRYEGRIMEDRRIILRLIEKYPVRYINKILYNRTKHKGQLTDSKMKFRRNYLRKKTFKYYLKRWGKKYKAIYGYKNGYLVIKRLKKVRRRRR; encoded by the coding sequence ATGAATCCGACCTTTACTGTAGTCATTCCGACATACAATCGAGCCAAGTTTATTCGCAAAGCCATCAACAGCGTTTTGAATCAAACCTCAAAAGATTGGAAGCTGTTGATCATTGACGATGCGTCCACCGATCACACCAGAAGTAAAATTGAAAAATATATGTACCACCCAAACATTCTGTATCATCGAATGGAAAAAAATTCTGGCATCGGCAAAGTGATGAATCAGGCATTGTCAATGGTGGATACCCCTTATCTCGTACAACTCGACTCCGATGACTGGTTACCGAAACGAACGCTGGCAGTGATCAAAAAGTACATTCACAAAAGCAAGAAAAGCACGGCTATCTTCTACGGGAACATGAACATCTGGAAAGTTAAGCGCGGAAAGTATACCAAGACGATTAAGGTGAAACACAAGACCTTTCATAACAAATACCAGTTTTTGAAATACAATCGCTGGATGGTCTCTCCACGCTGCTATCGCGTAGAAGCTCTGCATCAAGTGGGTGGTTGGGATACCTCGGATCGATACGAGGGAAGGATTATGGAGGATCGGCGAATCATTTTGCGGTTAATTGAAAAGTATCCAGTGAGATACATCAACAAAATTCTTTACAACCGGACGAAGCATAAAGGTCAGCTCACGGACAGCAAGATGAAGTTTCGCCGTAATTATTTGCGAAAAAAAACATTCAAATATTATCTGAAAAGGTGGGGCAAGAAGTACAAGGCCATCTATGGTTACAAAAACGGTTATTTAGTCATTAAAAGGCTGAAGAAAGTGAGGCGTCGGAGACGATGA
- a CDS encoding NAD-dependent epimerase/dehydratase family protein: protein MKKALVTGCAGFIGSHLTQRLLNDGVTVIGIDGFIDNYDVAAKLRNLAEIGKHPAFTFHSTTLQTGRWDIWLENVDAVFHLAALPGVRNSWGKSFADYVSHNILATQELLEACLQRPKPPVIVVSSSSSVYGTMQGTVTNETAPLRPVSPYGVTKEAMEQICSVYVKAYGLPVSMLRYFTVYGPRQRPDMAFHRFFRQMMKGEQVIIYGDGQQSRDFTYVTDAVEANLLAAQHAVPGDIFNVGGDREIKLIDVLSIMGTLMNLTPRITFQNGPAGDSLRTCADIQFAQQRLGYKPKVTLEEGLRLQLEEIRSQSKG from the coding sequence ATGAAGAAAGCTCTTGTCACCGGCTGTGCAGGCTTTATTGGGTCTCATTTGACACAGCGCTTGTTGAACGATGGCGTGACAGTCATCGGGATAGACGGTTTCATCGATAACTACGATGTTGCTGCGAAACTGCGTAATCTGGCCGAAATAGGAAAACATCCTGCCTTCACCTTCCACTCTACAACACTTCAGACTGGGCGTTGGGACATTTGGCTCGAGAACGTCGACGCTGTTTTCCATCTCGCTGCCTTGCCGGGCGTAAGAAATAGCTGGGGAAAGTCTTTTGCCGATTATGTTAGCCATAATATTTTGGCTACACAAGAATTGCTGGAGGCTTGCTTGCAAAGACCGAAGCCACCTGTCATCGTGGTCTCGTCCTCTTCCTCGGTTTACGGGACGATGCAAGGGACCGTAACCAATGAAACTGCGCCTCTTCGCCCGGTTTCCCCTTATGGTGTGACCAAGGAAGCGATGGAACAAATCTGCTCGGTTTATGTAAAAGCTTATGGACTCCCGGTTAGCATGCTTCGCTACTTTACGGTATACGGTCCCAGACAGCGTCCCGATATGGCTTTTCATCGTTTCTTTCGTCAAATGATGAAAGGCGAGCAGGTCATCATCTATGGGGATGGCCAGCAATCCAGAGACTTTACGTATGTGACAGACGCGGTAGAGGCGAATCTGCTCGCTGCACAGCATGCTGTTCCCGGTGACATTTTTAATGTGGGGGGAGACCGGGAAATCAAGCTCATCGATGTGCTATCCATCATGGGCACGTTAATGAATCTGACCCCTCGCATTACGTTTCAAAATGGGCCGGCAGGTGACTCCTTACGAACCTGTGCGGATATCCAATTTGCCCAACAACGCTTGGGATACAAACCAAAAGTGACGCTAGAAGAGGGACTTCGCCTTCAATTAGAAGAGATTCGTTCTCAATCGAAGGGGTAA